Part of the Liberibacter crescens BT-1 genome is shown below.
GCCTGATACCAGACGTTTATAAGAGTTCGTTGAAGGATTGGCAAATGCATTAAGAGCTTTAGCGTGTTTGATGATACCTCCTATAAAATAAAGGCAAGTTTCAGAAAGACCACATTCTTGGTTTCCAACAAAAACAGGTTGATCTTTTTTCCAGATTGACATGTTTATATGCATACCTGAGCCATTGGTAGATGATATAGGTTTTGGCATGAAGGTTGCTGTTTTACAATAACAATTGGACACTTGATGGACTATATATTTGTATATCTGTACATGATCACCAGTACATAAAAGTGTATCGAATTTTAATCCAAGTTCATGTTGTGCAGGACTGACTTCATGATGATGTTTTTCTACACACAGTCCCATTTTTTTCATGGACGTTAGCATTTCAGAGCGCATGTCGTGTAAGCTGTCTTGAGGGAAAAGGGGTACATAACCGCCTTTAAGAGTCGGTCGATGACCTGAATTTTCTCTAGAGCTGTCATCGTCAATATCAATCGGTAATTCTGAAGAATTTATCTTAAATACAGAACTATAAGGAGTAACGTTGTATTTTATGGTATCAAATACAAAGAATTCAACTTCTGGTCCAACAAAAAAAACGTCTCCTATACCTGTATTTTTTAGATAATCTTCAGCTTTTTTTGCTATATAACGAGGATCACGATTATAAGGAGTATTAGAGGATGGATCGTACACATCACAAATAATGCCCATAGTTGATTGAGCAAAGAAAGGATCAAGATGTTTTGTTTTGATATCAGGCTTTAACAACATGTCAGACTGATTAATATCTTTCCATCCTAAAATTGATGAAGCATCAAAAACAATTCCGTTGCATAAAAGTTCTTCATCTATAATAGAAGTATCTAGAGTGATATGATGAAACTTGCCTTTCATATCTGTAAAACGTAGGTCTAAGAATTTTACGTCATTTTCTTTTATCTGATTTATAAGATCAGAAGCACTATAAGTCATGGTAATCCTCTTTTCATGTTGACTTGATAATGTAATACTGAATTTTAGATTTTTTTGTATAGGTAGTGTCTACGATATTTCCTCTATTTTTTGCTGTACTTTCAATTTGTCTTGAAAAATCTCTATCGTCAATACATTTGTATATTTAACTTGATTAAGGCCTGCAATGAGTGTTGAAAAATATTGTTATTAAAGATAATTTTTTGTAAATTTTATTTTTAGGAAACTAAACAGAATTGATTGTTTTAAAATGATTTTAATTTCATCTTTTTGAGGACTAACCTTTGAAAAATCGTTGAAATTTGTTTCTTTTCTTGTTTGAATATTTTTCACGCCAAAATATCAATCTCTTTGTTTAATGATTATTTCATTTGGTACGACTAAAATAGCTTTGACTTTTTGACTAGAGAAAACTATATAAGATCGTAAGAAGATGCTACATTATATTGAGTAGTGAATGTGGATTTCAGTGCATAATCTCAGAAGTGTTTTTTTTTTGAGATACGATCTTCAATTTTTTTATTTTGGTATTTGTAAATTAATTTTTTAAAAATTTTAGGGATGAAAAAGTTTAAAATGATAAGTTATTATAGATTATCTAGATTTGTTTTATTGATGATTATTATTTTTATTTTTTTGCATAGCTGTTTTTTGGTGGCATCACATCAATCACAAAAGAGAACCTTTATAAGGTATTGTTATTGAAGAACATTATACACTTTGAAAGTAAGGCGTAATATTTGAATTTCAGAGTGTATACTTCCAATGATTGTTCTTTATAAAAAGCTTGCAATTTTTTATTGAGTATTTTGAATACTTGTATATAATTATAGTCTCTTTGCTGCTTTTTGTTGAGGGGGAGCACTCTATTGGGTTCACTTTCAGAGATTTTTCTTACTCCATCAGAAATGTTGAAAGCAGAGCAGTTAGCAGCTCGTGTCTGTGATATTGATAGTTGGACTTTAATGCAGAAAGCTGGGCAAGCTGTTGCTGAATCAGCTTTACGTCTTTTCCCTGAAGCTTGTCGATACGTTATTTTTTGTGGTCCAGGTGGTAATGGTGGAGATGGTTATATCACTGCTAAGATACTATTTGAACATGGTATGCCTGTGGTTGTTTACAGATTGGGGCATGATAAACTATCTGATGATTGTAAACATGCACGCTCCATATGTCCTGTGACACCGTTACCATTGGATCAATGGTATCCTGTTCCTGGAGATGTTGTAATCGATGCTTTGTTCGGCGGTGGATTATCTCGTGATATGCCTACTGAGGCTGTTAATGTTGTAAGATTGACTTTAAGTTATAAAATTCCTGTAATTTCTGTTGATTTTCCTTCAGGAGTTTGTGGAGAAACAGGAAAAATAAGAGGATTTTCCTTTCGTGCTTCTTACAGTATAACGTTTATGACGCGTAAATCAGGGCATGTTTTATTGCCTGGTCGAGATCTGTGTGGTGTCATTGAAATTGTCAATATAGGTATTCCACATAGATTTTTGTTGTCAGCTTGGCAGGGAATACGTGAAAACACGCCTTCTTTATGGAAAGATGTTATGCCAAAGTTGCGGCCTGATATACATAAATATCAGCGTGGTTATTTGGGAGTTTTTTCTGGGAAAGAATCATCTTCGGGTGCGGGGCGTCTTGCTGCACAAGCTGGGTTAAAATCTGGGGCAGGTGTTGTCACGTTAGCCGTTCCATCATCTGCACTCAATATTAATGCGTCGTCTCTTACTGCTGTAATGTTACGTGTGATTGATACAGAAGATAATTTGAATGTTTGGTTAAGCGATCAAAGACGATTATCGGCTTTTGTTTTAGGTCCAGGATTTGGTGATCTAGAAAAAGCGCGGCGTTTTGTAGCATTATTATCCTTATATCCTTTAGTTTTAGACGCTGATGGGATTACTGCTTTTCAGAATTGTCCAGAATTATTGTTCTCTTATTTTAATAAACAAACAACAAGATTAGTAATGACACCACATGAAGGAGAATTTTCTAGAATTTTTCCTGATATTGCGGCTTCTTCCCAAGGTAAAATTGATAAAGCTAAAGCTGCTGCTATACGTTCTGGTGCTGTTATTGTTTATAAAGGAGGAGATACAGTAATTGCTGGACCTGATGGGCGTGTTCTAATTAATACCAATGCATCTTCTAATTTAGCAACTGCTGGTTCAGGAGATATTTTGTCTGGTATTATTGGAGCGCATCTTGCAACAGGAGTTCCTGCATTTGAAGCTGCTGCTGCTGCTGTATGGAGACATGGTGAAGCAGCATATTTTGCAGGAAAAACTATGACTGCAGAGGATTTAATTCAATCTATCCAATGTTTACCAGAGTAAAAAGAAAATTTAATTCTTTTTGAAGCTTTTATTCATTTTTTTTGAGTAACGTCTTAAGAAAGAAGCCTGTGTGAGAACGAGGTTCATTAATAATGTCTTCTGGGCTCCCGTAAGCAATTACTTCACCGCCATCGTTTCCACCTTCTGGCCCAAAATCTATAATCCAGTCAGCAGTTTTTATAACATCCAGGTTATGTTCAATAACAACAACAGAGTTTCCTTGACTGGTTAATGAATGTAAGATTTCTAGTAATTTTGCTACATCATGAAAGTGTAGGCCCGTTGTTGGTTCATCAAGAATATAAAGCGTGCTTCCAGTTGCAGATCTTGATAATTCTTTAGCAAGTTTAACTCTTTGTGCTTCTCCACCAGATAATCTTGTGGCTTGTTGCCCAATTTTAATATAACCTAGCCCAACATCTTTTAATGTTTGTAACTTATTTCGTATTGCAGGAACAGATGAAAAAAAATCAAGACTTTCTTCTACAGACATAGACAGTACTTCAGAAATTGTTTTTCCTTTAAAAGTAATCTCTAAGGTTTCACGATTATAACGTTGTCCACCACAGGCATCACATGTAATATAGATATCAGGCAAAAAATGCATTTCAATTTTAGTGACGCCATCACCTTTGCAAATTTCACATCTCCCGCCTTTGATATTAAATGAAAAACGTCCTGCTTGATATCCACGTGCTTTAGCTTCTGGTAGATTGCTAAACCACTCTCGGATGGTTGTAAAGGCACCAACATAGGTTGCTGGATTAGAGCGAGGAGTTCGTCCAATAGGGGATTGATTAATTTCAATAACTTTATCAATCTTTTCGAGTCCTGTGATTTGATCGTAAATACCAGGAATATCTCGGCTGCCCATTACATGTCGTGAAGCTATTTTATAAAGAGTAGATATAAGAAAAGTAGATTTTCCACTTCCGGAAACACCAGTGATAGCAGTAAATAAACCAAGTGGAATAGAAGCGGTAACATTTTTTAAATTATTACTACGCGCTCCAACGATTTTTATTGTATGGCCTGGATCTGGTTTGCGGCGATCCTTTGGAACTTCAATAGTGATTTTTCGAGATAAATATTGTCCAGTAATAGAAGATACTTCCTCTATAATCGTTGAGGGAGAACCTGCTGCTACCACTTGACCTCCATTTATGCCGGCAGCCGGGCCTATATCAACAATATAATCGGCAGCAAGGATAGTATCCTCGTCATGCTCAACAACGATGACTGTATTTCCTATATCACGGAGATGCTTAAGAATTTTGATAAGACGCGCATTATCACGTTGATGAAGACCTATAGAAGGTTCATCAAGTACATAAAGAACTCCTGTTAATCCTGCACCTATTTGTGAAGCAAGACGTATACGTTGACTTTCTCCTCCTGAAAGCATTAAAGAACTGCGGGATAAGGTTAGATAATTGAGACCTATTTTATCAAGAAGGTTTAATCTGTTTTTAATTTCTTTAATAATAGAATCTGCAATGTCACATTGTTTTTTTGTTAATTTCTCTGTTAATGTGTCAAACCAAGACACAGCTTCTTTTATCGACATATTTGCTATTTCGCCAATATGTTTTTGGTCTATCTTTATTGCCAAAGCTTCTGGTTTCAAACGATAACCATTACATGAAGAGCAAGGAGCTGATGATGTGTAACGCTCAATTTCTTCTCGAATAGACTGAGAATCAGTTTCTTTTTTACGACGTTCTAATAAAGGGATAATCCCTTCAAATTTTTTTCTAGTTGTATACGAACCTTCTTCATCAATATAATTAAACGGGATCTTTTCGGATGTTCCATAGAGGAGATTTTTTTGAATTTTTTCTGGAAGATCACGCCATTTACTCTCAATCTTGAAATTGAGAGCTTTTCCAAGTGAATCTAGAGTTTGTTGGTAATACAATGACGATTGAGGCCAAGCTGCAATAGCTCCTTTATTCAATGGTAATTCCGGATCTGGGATAACAAGAGTTTCTTCTATTTTTTGGTGCTTCCCTAAACCATCGCAATCATTGCATGCTCCAGCTGGATTATTAAAAGAAAAAAGACGTGGTTCTATCTCTGGAATATTAAAACCGGAAAGAGGGCAAGAAAATCTTTCGGAGAAAAGAATAGATTGGTTTTTTTTGTTATTAATTTGATCATAAGACGATTTGTTGTCAATAAACTCGACAACAGCCAAACCATGACTCAAACGTAAACAGGTTTCGAGGCTATCCGCTAATCGGACTTTAATATTTTCATGAATAACGATACGATCTATGACTACGTCTATGTCATGCTTGTATTTTTTATCAAGAGAGGGAACGTTGTCAATTTGGTAAAATTGTTCGTCAATTTTAACACGTTGGAATCCCTTTTTAGATAATTCTGAGAGTTCTTTTTTATATTCTCCTTTTCGGTTACGTATTATAGGTGCAAGTATATAAATACGCGTTCCATGGTCTAGTGACAGGATACGGTCAGTCATTTGACTAACGGTTTGGCTTTCTATAGGAAGTCCGGTGGCAGGTGAATAAGCTATGCCTATACGAGCAAAAAGTAATCGCATGTAATCATAGATTTCAGTTGTCGTACCAACAGTAGAACGTGGATTGTGTGAAGTATTTTTTTGGTCTATAGAAATGGCTGGAGATAAACCATCAATACGGTCAACGTCTGGTTTTTTTACTATCTCTAAAAATTGTCGGGCATATGTAGAAAGGCTTTCGACATAGCGTCTTTGCCCTTCAGCATAGATTGTATCAAAGGCTAAAGAAGACTTCCCTGATCCAGAAAGGCCGGTGATAACAATAAGTTTATTGCGTGGCAAATTGAGATTAATATTTTTCAGGTTATGTTCACGGGCACCGCGAATAGAAATAGTTTTTATCTGGCTCATAAAGGAAATTGTTTCAAATGTAATATTATTGTTAATGTTAAGTAATATGAAGTTGATTCAATAAATATATAGAGTTGAGATTAAGACTAATGATACATATATCATAGATTAGCAAAAGATATGAGATTGTAATAGAGTAATATTCATTGAATATGATATTATAGAATAGTACGTAGTTGTAAATAGGATTTATGAGATGTCAGGTAGTATAAATAAAGTTATTATTATAGGCAATCTTGGTGCAGATCCTGAAATACGGCGCACGCAAGACGGACGGATGATAGTGAGTATTCGTATTGCTACCTCAGAGACTTGGCGAGATCGTAATACAAATGAACGTCGTGAAAAAACAGAATGGCATAATGTCGTTATTTTTAATGAAGGTTTGTGTAAGATTGCCGAGCAATATTTAACTAAGGGTTCTAAAGTATATATTGAGGGTCAACTGCAAACTAGAAAATGGAAAGATCAAAATGGCAATGATCGTTATACCACTGAGATTGTATTGCAGGGATTTAATTCAACTCTTACTATGCTTGATACACGAGGGGAAAATAATAACTTTAATAAAAATCGTAGTTCAGGATATATGAAAAGTAATGATGAATTTGGAGAAAATTCTGTTAATGGAGGCAGTACGTTGGATCGTGAAGGAAGAGACGATATTTTTTCGAATGAACTTGACGACGAGATACCATTTTAGTAGTTTAAAATATTAATTTTAGTATACCAGTTCTTTAATATTATTTGTATCAAAAATACTCTTTTATAGTTTTCTGGTTTATTATATTGGAGTTTTGGTATAATGTTTTTTATTGTTATCTATATATTCGGATGTATATAGATGTTTTATTTTAGTTTGATTAATGACATCTTAGTCAAGCATTCTGCAAATTATGATAATTTTTCTATAAAATCTAAAGATCGTGAAATCCATTGACTGAAAGAAGTATACTCGGTGGTGAGAAATATCCACAAGGCATTTATCCTGTATCAATAATAGAAGAAATGCAACGATCATACCTTGATTATGCTATGAGTGTGATTGTGTCTCGTGCATTGCCTGACGTGCGTGATGGTTTGAAACCTGTGCATCGTCGTATACTCTATGGCATGATGCAGTTAGGGATAGATTGGAATAAAAAATATGTAAAGTGTGCACGAGTTACTGGCGATGTAATGGGTAAATACCATCCACATGGTAACGTTCCTATTTATGATGCTTTGGCTCGTATGGCCCAGGATTGGTCTCTGCGATTACCTTTGATTGATGGACAAGGTAATTTTGGATCAGTAGATGGAGATCCCCCGGCAGCTGAACGTTATACTGAGTGCCGTTTACAAAAGTCAGCACATTTTTTGCTAGAAGATCTTGATAAGGATACGGTTGATTTTAGGGCAAATTATGATGGCTCCCTTCAGGAGCCCATTGTTCTTTCTGCGAAATTTCCAAATCTGCTTGTCAATGGAGCTGGCGGTATTGCTGTGGGTATGGCCACCAATATTCCTCCTCATAATATAGGCGAAATTATTGATGGTTGTATTGCAATTCTTTCTAATCCTGAGATTGATTTAATTGATTTGATGCGTATTATTCCTGGACCAGATTTTCCTACAGGAGGTATAATTTTAGGTCGTTATGGAACGAAGCTTGCTTATGAAACCGGACGGGGTTCAATTATGATGCGAGGGCGTTCTCACGTAGAGAAAATGAGAGGAGATCGGGAACAAATAGTTATCACAGAAATTCCGTATCAAGTTAATAAAGCAGCGATGATTGAGAAGATAGCTGAGTTGGTTCGGGATAAACGCATTCAGGGAATCTCTGATCTTCGAGATGAATCAAATCGGCAAGGATATCGAGTTGTAATTGAGTTAAAGCGTGATTCTAGTTCTGATGTTGTTCTTAACCAATTATACCGCTATACTCCTCTTCAAACATCATTTAGTGCTAATATGGTGGCTTTAAGTGGTGGAAAACCTGAACAGCTCACTCTTATAAAGATGTTGAAAGCTTTTCTTGTTTTCCGCGAAGAAGTTGTTAGTAGACGTACAAAATATCTCTTGTATAAGGCGCGTGAACGAGCGCACATCTTGGTTGGTCTTTCTATAGCAGTCGCTAATATTGATGTTATCATTGGCATTATTCGCCAGGCTCCTAATCCGGATTCTGCACGTAAAGAGCTTTTGAATAGAAGTTGGTTTGCAGAAGATATTGAAAGTTTAATTAGATTAATTGATGATCCACGCCATTTTGTTAATGAAGATGGTTTGTATTATCTGTCAGAAGAGCAAGCAAAAGCTATTCTTGAACTCCGTTTGGCAAGACTTACTCATCTTGGACGTGATGAAATTAAAGAAGAATTGAATGAACTTAGCAAAGAAATTAAGAATTGTTTGGATATTTTATCGTCACAATCGCGTATACAAGGTATTATAAAGGATGAGCTTCTTCAGATTCGAGATGTACTAGGTACTCCACGTCGTACAGAGATTATCAATGATACTCCTGATATGGATGATGAAGATCTTATTGCACGTGAAGACATGGTTGTAACTGTTTCTCATTTAGGATACGTTAAGCGGGTTCCTCTTTCTGCATATCGTGCACAGCGTCGTGGTGGTAAAGGGCGCTCTGGTATGGCAACGCGCGATGAAGATTTTGTAACGCGTTTGTTCATAGCCAATACACATACTCCTGTATTGTTTTTTTCATCTTTAGGAGTTGTTTATAAAGAAAAGGTTTGGCGTTTACCAGTAGGTATGCCACAGTCTCGTGGCAAGGCTTTAATTAACATTCTGCCTTTGAAACAAGGTGAACGTATGACAACAATTATGCCTTTACCAGAAGATGAAGCAAGTTGGGTAAATCTTGATGTTATGTTTTCCACTACACCTGGTACTGTTCGGCGAAATAAATTATCTGATTTTGTGCATGTGAACCGTAATGGTAAGATTGCAATGAAATTGGAGGAAAATGATGAGATTGTTTCAGTAGAAACTTGTACTGAGGACCATGATGTTTTGCTAACAACAGAATTTGGTCAGTGTATTCGATTCCCAGTTTCTAATGTGCGTGTATTTTCTGGACGGAATTCAGTAGGAGTAAGGGGTATTTCATTAGCTGAAGGTGACCGTGTTATCTCTATGGCTATCATTTCTCATGTGGATTCTGAACCTTGGGAGCGTAGTGCTTATTTAAAACGTGTAGCAGCTGAGCGTCGTTCTTCTATCAGTGAAGTTGAAGAAAGTGATTTTATCAACAATGATGAAATAACTGAAGGGAATATTCTTTCTGAAGAGCGTTATAATCAATTAAAACTAAGTGAACAATTTATTTTAACTATTTCAGAAAAAGGTTTTGGTAAAAGATCATCTTCTTATGATTTTCGTATCTCTGGGCGTGGAGGAAAAGGTATACGTGTTACTGATTTTTCAAAGACAGAAGAAATTGGAGCATTGGTTGCAGCGTTTCCTGTGAAAGAGAAGGATCAGATTATGTTGGTTTCTAATGGAGGTCAGCTTATTCGTGTTCCTGTAGAAGGTATTAGAGTTTCTAGCCGTGCAACGAAAGGTGTCATGATCTTCTTTACTGCAAAGGATGAAAAGGTAGTTTCAGTTGAATGTATTAACGAGTCAGAATCTGGATTGGCTGAAAGTGATGATTCTGAAACAGAATGTTCAGAATAAACAGTCTTAAATTATACACTATATCATTTCTTTTTATCTTTTTAGAGTATTTATTTTATGTATATGTTAGAACACTTAAAGTATTAATCCACAGTAATGACCGTTTGATACTATAATTGTTTTGCGATTGTTTCTTAATAAGAAGTATATAGTACCATATAATCGTTTAACCTTTTCACTTTCATTGCTTTTATAAATTTTTTACTTGGTGAAATGTTTCTTTATTTACCAAAAATTGCTCTTTTGGAGAGTAAGATTGTTTATATGATATAAAAGTTGCAGTCATTAACCAGCATAAAATCACTGACCATGTAAGATTTATAATCGTTGTTTTTTTAATCATGAGTTGTTTCCTTTAATGTTTTTTATTATAAATGAATCATAACATTAGAGATATAATCATTTTCAAGATGAAAGGATCTTGAACAAAGAATTCATCTTCTATTCATCTTTTAGAGAATTAAAGCTTTAAAAGGAAAACCCTTAAAGGTAATCTAAAGAGGAGCATTTGAATTTTTGATAGAGAAAGCAATTTATACAGGATCTTTTGATCCATTTACAAATGGCCATATGGATGTACTTATACAAGCACTTTCTTTTGTTAAACATGTAGTTGTTGGCATAGGGTTGAATTCTTCTAAAAGTAGTTTTCTTACGTTCGAAGAACGTTCAGAATTAATTATGCAAGCTCTTGATGAAGTAATTTCTGATTCTTTTTCAAGAGTTTCTGTGATGTCATTTAAAGGATTGGCTATTGAAGCAGCAAAAACTGTGGAAGCAAAAGTTATAGTCCGTGGTTTGCGAGATAATACTGATTTTGATTATGAAATGCATATGGCCAGTGTGAATAATTGCCTTTCACCAGATATTCAAACAATTTTCTTGCCTGCTGGAAAATTGTCGCGACATATAACATCTAATGTAGTGCGTCAGATCATTAAAATGGGTGGTAATATCACTGCTTTTACACCACGTCCTGTAGCTTTTGCTCTAGCTGCCAAGTATAAATTAATCTGAATATGTGTATCATGGAGCTAAATTAGATAATCATTGACAAATGATTAAATATACTTCAGTTTCAAACCTTTTCCAGTTGATACCTTTCTTAAAGAGTTGATAGATATTGCGTTTAGTACACGTAAAAGATAGCGATGATTATCAAATAAGGAAAACTTCTAGAATCCATAATAGCTGTGAAGAGGATCTTTGTATCTTTGCTTGCTCATCGTTTCTAAGATAAAATCTGGAGCAGGAGAACACTTCACTTCCATTAGAGCATTAATTAACAGTCTTGGGGTTTTTATAAGTTCAAGAGGTAAAATAGTTCCCCACTGTAATTCTGTGAGACGTCTGGCTATTGCTCCTATAGAAAAAGCTACAGGATAAATCTTTTCTCTTAAGGCTTCAGAAAGAGTATATGAATATGTCTCAGGACATATGGATGAAAAGAAAACGAAATCCGCCTTTGCTCTTTTTATAAGATGAGATAAATTTTCCTTTAAATAAGGACCAGTTATAGAAACATTCCCAAGTTTTAAAAATTTTTCATCTCTGTCTGTATGCCCAATGATTGAAAAAAAGATTGGCAGCTTATCTCTTGCTGCGATTTTGGCACATTGAAGAAGAATTTTAGAACCCTTATGCGGACCAATTGCACCAATAATAAGTATATTTAAATTTTTTGTTTCAGTTTTTTTATTATTTAAAAAAGGTATCGTTTTTTTTGTGATCGTATCTTCATCATATAAATTTATGAAGGGATGTTCTTTAACCGTAAAATCTAAGTCTCTGAAATATCTCTTTAATCGTTGAGAGACATCAAGATCAGGAACGAAACGAACTCTTGCCCCTTTCAGCACTCTATGATGTTTTTCTCTCCATTCCCAAACAGGAGGTTTACCAAAATGAGATCCAAGGAGATCAATGCATGATTGACATGAAGAGATATCTGGCTCTCCACAGTATACCTCTTTATCAGTCATATTTATACGAGGACAAACAGTATAGTAATCGTGAATGGTTACATCATATGTAATTTTTAATCTCTCACAAACTAATCGTAAGAAATCACCAATATTGTCAGGAAAACTTATAAAATGATGAATATGTATATGAAATATTTTCAGTTTTTTTAATACTTTAGAAAACCCTTCTAGATCTCGAGATAGTTTAAAACATCCTAAATTTGGTATGTGTTGTACGTGCGGATCCCAGATAAAAAAAGAATCATGTTGTGTTTTATCATTTCTAAGAAAAAATACGGGTATACTTGCTTCTTCAAGAATAGCTGCCAGGTCATTAGTGTGCCGTTCAGTTCCACCTCCCCAATTATGGGAAATCATTAAAATAGCACCTTGATTACGAATGCGCTTTGTTACTCGTGCTACGTCTAAAGCTTCTCTATATGGGTAAATTGGATCTCTTTTTATGAATTTGTTAATTTTACGGATATAGTCTGGGTGCAACTTCTCAACAATTTTAATAGCTTTATTTATCCTTTCAGGCTTACTATCTTTAAATGAAGTAGCACCATGATGTTTGACAAAAACGCTAGGGAGGAAAATATTATGCCATCCTGCTTTTTCTATTTTACAACAAAGATCATTTTCTTCTCCATAACCTTTATTAAAATTTTTCTCGTCAAATAAACCCACACTATCTAAACATTCTCTGCGTATGTATAAACAAAATCCTACTCCTGTTGGGGTGATTATTGATGATTTGCGATTTACTTTACGGGCAAGCAAATCCAGGTCTTTATCTGATATCTCAAGTATTATATCATTATCCTTATTATAGGGATAACTAAATATTCCTGCATTATTGGTAAGAGGGGTTGCCGTTCCTATCCGTGGGGACATAAGAACAGCGTCACGTATATGATCTAACCAATCATTGTATACTTCAGTATCAGAATTAAGAAGAACGACATCACGATTAGGGTGTATGCTCATTCCTAAATTACAAGCCCCGGGAAAACCCATGTTGTGCTTTGTTATATACACTTCGATAAGACCACGTGCATGAAGTTGATAAATCTCATTTCGTAATCTTTTTTCAGGGATGTGATCATCTATAACAATTAAGTTATAAGCTGTTTTTTGTGGTGCCTTAAGTACAGTATATATGCATTTTAAGGTTTCATAGTAGCCTCTATAAACAGGGATAATAATATCTACTATTTGTTTTTTTGTTGAACGTATTTTTTTAATATCTCTAAGCTTTAACAAAAAAGAAACTTTATCATCTAAATCGTAAAGGTAATCCGGAGAGATAATTGATTTCTGTAGGGTATTCATTTTGTTCTTTAACCTTGCCTTGCTTGTTGATGATGACCTTTCTTTTTTATTGTTGTAATTTTCTTTATTTTTGCATCAAATTATCTGATACATCAATTGATGTTCTCGAAGAGAAATTCTCATGAGATGAAAGAATTTCCTCATGTTTTTCAAGAATTTCTTTTTGGAGAATTAAACGATTAGCGAAAATAGATAACCGATTCTCCATCTGATTAAACCGGTCATCGTAATTATTATATAGGTTTAGTAGGTTATCGATATTTTTTGTAAAAGCCTTGTATTTTTTAAAACGAGAATAAAGCCTTGAGAATAACTTTTTTATTTTTCTAGCCAAAAAATAAATCAAAATACA
Proteins encoded:
- the gyrA gene encoding DNA gyrase subunit A, which encodes MTERSILGGEKYPQGIYPVSIIEEMQRSYLDYAMSVIVSRALPDVRDGLKPVHRRILYGMMQLGIDWNKKYVKCARVTGDVMGKYHPHGNVPIYDALARMAQDWSLRLPLIDGQGNFGSVDGDPPAAERYTECRLQKSAHFLLEDLDKDTVDFRANYDGSLQEPIVLSAKFPNLLVNGAGGIAVGMATNIPPHNIGEIIDGCIAILSNPEIDLIDLMRIIPGPDFPTGGIILGRYGTKLAYETGRGSIMMRGRSHVEKMRGDREQIVITEIPYQVNKAAMIEKIAELVRDKRIQGISDLRDESNRQGYRVVIELKRDSSSDVVLNQLYRYTPLQTSFSANMVALSGGKPEQLTLIKMLKAFLVFREEVVSRRTKYLLYKARERAHILVGLSIAVANIDVIIGIIRQAPNPDSARKELLNRSWFAEDIESLIRLIDDPRHFVNEDGLYYLSEEQAKAILELRLARLTHLGRDEIKEELNELSKEIKNCLDILSSQSRIQGIIKDELLQIRDVLGTPRRTEIINDTPDMDDEDLIAREDMVVTVSHLGYVKRVPLSAYRAQRRGGKGRSGMATRDEDFVTRLFIANTHTPVLFFSSLGVVYKEKVWRLPVGMPQSRGKALINILPLKQGERMTTIMPLPEDEASWVNLDVMFSTTPGTVRRNKLSDFVHVNRNGKIAMKLEENDEIVSVETCTEDHDVLLTTEFGQCIRFPVSNVRVFSGRNSVGVRGISLAEGDRVISMAIISHVDSEPWERSAYLKRVAAERRSSISEVEESDFINNDEITEGNILSEERYNQLKLSEQFILTISEKGFGKRSSSYDFRISGRGGKGIRVTDFSKTEEIGALVAAFPVKEKDQIMLVSNGGQLIRVPVEGIRVSSRATKGVMIFFTAKDEKVVSVECINESESGLAESDDSETECSE
- the coaD gene encoding pantetheine-phosphate adenylyltransferase; translation: MEKAIYTGSFDPFTNGHMDVLIQALSFVKHVVVGIGLNSSKSSFLTFEERSELIMQALDEVISDSFSRVSVMSFKGLAIEAAKTVEAKVIVRGLRDNTDFDYEMHMASVNNCLSPDIQTIFLPAGKLSRHITSNVVRQIIKMGGNITAFTPRPVAFALAAKYKLI
- a CDS encoding glycosyltransferase; this translates as MNTLQKSIISPDYLYDLDDKVSFLLKLRDIKKIRSTKKQIVDIIIPVYRGYYETLKCIYTVLKAPQKTAYNLIVIDDHIPEKRLRNEIYQLHARGLIEVYITKHNMGFPGACNLGMSIHPNRDVVLLNSDTEVYNDWLDHIRDAVLMSPRIGTATPLTNNAGIFSYPYNKDNDIILEISDKDLDLLARKVNRKSSIITPTGVGFCLYIRRECLDSVGLFDEKNFNKGYGEENDLCCKIEKAGWHNIFLPSVFVKHHGATSFKDSKPERINKAIKIVEKLHPDYIRKINKFIKRDPIYPYREALDVARVTKRIRNQGAILMISHNWGGGTERHTNDLAAILEEASIPVFFLRNDKTQHDSFFIWDPHVQHIPNLGCFKLSRDLEGFSKVLKKLKIFHIHIHHFISFPDNIGDFLRLVCERLKITYDVTIHDYYTVCPRINMTDKEVYCGEPDISSCQSCIDLLGSHFGKPPVWEWREKHHRVLKGARVRFVPDLDVSQRLKRYFRDLDFTVKEHPFINLYDEDTITKKTIPFLNNKKTETKNLNILIIGAIGPHKGSKILLQCAKIAARDKLPIFFSIIGHTDRDEKFLKLGNVSITGPYLKENLSHLIKRAKADFVFFSSICPETYSYTLSEALREKIYPVAFSIGAIARRLTELQWGTILPLELIKTPRLLINALMEVKCSPAPDFILETMSKQRYKDPLHSYYGF